A window of Adhaeribacter arboris genomic DNA:
CAATAAGCGGATTTTGCCGGCCCTGTAAACGGCGGATAAAGCCGGATTTGTCAATCATCTTAACCCCGTGGTGTTCTTTCAAATAGGTGCAAGAGGAAGAAAGATTGCCATAGAAGTAGCGGGCAGCCAGTAAAGCGGTGGTGAGTATTTCGGCATCGGAAATCTTGCAATGAATATCACTTTTTCTACCAATAGTGTGAAAAAATCGTCAATAAAGCAGTATATTGCAATGGTCTGTTCTTTCATGGCTTTTACATTTTGATGGTTCCCAAGCTTTAAAACGTATTTGATCATGGGTAGGACAGACTTCTTTTTATATCCCGCAACTTGAGTTAATTAAAAAAAGCGGTTTTTCGGGCTTGTGGCTGGTTAGAAAAACTGGGCAAAAAAGAGTAGTATCTTTCTTGAAAGAAAGAATAATCCTTAAGGTACCACTTCCTGCTTGATCATTCGCTGTAACAGGTGAAAGGCCGAACCAGTTACCTGAACCAGGTAAATACCATTGGGCACGCCTTCTAAGTTAAAATCTATTGCATTATAGCCAGCAATAACCGGTATGATCTTAGTCTGAAGGATTTTTCCGGTTATATCGCTAATAATTACCTGCACCTTTTCGGAGGCAGCAGCCGTTATATTTAAAGTAAACTGGCTCGTTGTTGGATTGGGATAGATGGTTATATTAGGAAGTGAGCTTCCTTCCCGTTTAACTGAAATAATCGGGCTAGTTGCTGTTTGGCTGCTAGTATCCACCAGGATTAAACGATAATAACTTGTTCCGTTTACACGTTGTCCGTCCGGAAAGGTATACGTTAGAAGCTGCTGGCTGGAGCCCGCTCCTTTCACTTTACCAACCACCTGAAAAGAGATACCATCCAAGCTTCGTTCTACTAAAAAATAATCATTATCTTTCTCGTAAGAGGTCTCCCAATAAAGCAGGACTTGATTTTTGTTATTTTTAGCGGTAAATGTAACTAGCTCTATTGGTAGAGCCACATTTATCGCATTTTCCCGGAAAGCATAATTGGGGGTAGGCTCCGTACCAAAAGTGGAAGGATCAAAAAAATCTACCCAACCATCCTGATCGGTTTCGTGGTAAAAACTATTACCCACATCTAAATAATTGAAAATACCATCTGCATCATCGTCTTCCAACCAATCCGGTACCGTGTCGCTATCGGTATCCAAGTTGTTTCTATAATAAAGAGCGGCCGCGTTATTACCCGCATTTGTGGCGTTAGTAGTAAATTGAGTAGCTAAGGCTTTTAATTCTGTTATAGAATAACCCACATTCGACGCCGGATTGGAACTGTCGTAGGCTTCGATAGCGTCTTGATACCGATCATTATCACTGTTTAAATCCAGATAGTCCGGGTAATTATCGCCATCCAGGCCAAAGTTCTGCGGATTTAAAGGCACTCCGTTGGTAGTACACCCGCAGGTTCCATCGTATCTATCGTCTATTCCATCCCGATCGGCATCCGTTCCAGCGGGTAAAACCGGGGTTTGGCCAGGAGTTGCCTGAGCTTCCAAGTAATCGCGCAGTCCATCATTGTCCGAATCAATATCCAGGAAATTTTTTAATCCGTCTCCATCCCGGTCGTCCAAGCTGGCATTGGTGAGTGTCAGGGAACTGCTGGGAATCCCATTAGCATTTACTAGACTGGTCAGGCGACCCGTATTGTTATCGTAATCGGTAGCAGGTACAAAGCCATAAGGTGCTTGTTCCACTACGTCGGTAATACCATCCCCGTCCGAATCCAGGTCAAAAGCATTAATAATGCCATCCCTGTCTTTATCAAAAGTATCATTCACTCCGTCGTTATTGGTATCAACCCAGACAATGCCCCCACCCGGAGTAGTATCCCGAAAGTTAGGTAAACCATCATTGTCAATGTCGGTGGTTGGATCAACCCCATTCGATTCTAATGTATCCGGAATACCGTCATTGTCATCATCTAAATCCAGAGCATCCGCAACCCCATCGCCATCCGAATCCAATGGATTAAGCGTAATATCGCACACACTCTGCAGGTTGGTTAAACTGCCCGTGCTGGCCGTATATCCAAAATAAACCGAGGGATTATTCCCAAAAACGGTACTGACAAAATCTTCGGAATATTGCTGGCGCAGGACCCCGTCAAAATAAACATATAAGGTATTGGAAGTATTTTTCCAGACAATTTGAATCAGGTGAGTGGCATTGTCTTCCACGTTAGCCGAAGTACTGCTCATTTGTACCGCGGGTAATACCGGTTGCCGTTCCTCGCCATTTTTGAAAATAGCAATGTGGTCCGCGGCAAGGTC
This region includes:
- a CDS encoding lectin-like domain-containing protein encodes the protein MRTRFSFSKKLLSPFLNLIWLLVLIFSTSQSFAQVNLALNKPATASSVQMMTSYTADLAFDGNTTGNSRWSSNTGATAWIYVDLQAVYNITQISLWWEAASGRDYQLQVASANPEVESSWTTIRTVTGNTTSGSYLNYTGLTGNGRYVRMNGTARNNVYGYSLFEFQVFGTANAPPVISSNGGLATASISMAENIAAVTTVNATDENVGTLTYAIVGGADAGKFTLNPTSRALSFNSPYPNFEAPGSAAGSNTYTVIVRVTDNGGLTDDQTITVTVTNVNEAPVVGTITTSPQVANTALQKAIANLVATDPDGGSNAIGSFRIVSAPTSGTLYINNVAVTSGNSFTATNNQLSGLSFTPAAGFTGNATFTYSATDKNTPTAATSTTANYIIPVTADNAATYTYTAATGYSKFGLQNGAILATATDPNGTITEAVVTGTALPAFLTLNANGNITVNSTTVVAGTYNSTVTLTDIRGGRTIDLPLTLVITNDNYQANANAIKTGENCYQLTADVANQRGQVWRATPISLSNAFEISFHAFFGNHDGADGIAFGFQRTSNPLFAVGAPGEGIGFGHGASAATPRSGGITPSIAIEFDTHNNNNVNITTDLAADHIAIFKNGEERQPVLPAVQMSSTSANVEDNATHLIQIVWKNTSNTLYVYFDGVLRQQYSEDFVSTVFGNNPSVYFGYTASTGSLTNLQSVCDITLNPLDSDGDGVADALDLDDDNDGIPDTLESNGVDPTTDIDNDGLPNFRDTTPGGGIVWVDTNNDGVNDTFDKDRDGIINAFDLDSDGDGITDVVEQAPYGFVPATDYDNNTGRLTSLVNANGIPSSSLTLTNASLDDRDGDGLKNFLDIDSDNDGLRDYLEAQATPGQTPVLPAGTDADRDGIDDRYDGTCGCTTNGVPLNPQNFGLDGDNYPDYLDLNSDNDRYQDAIEAYDSSNPASNVGYSITELKALATQFTTNATNAGNNAAALYYRNNLDTDSDTVPDWLEDDDADGIFNYLDVGNSFYHETDQDGWVDFFDPSTFGTEPTPNYAFRENAINVALPIELVTFTAKNNKNQVLLYWETSYEKDNDYFLVERSLDGISFQVVGKVKGAGSSQQLLTYTFPDGQRVNGTSYYRLILVDTSSQTATSPIISVKREGSSLPNITIYPNPTTSQFTLNITAAASEKVQVIISDITGKILQTKIIPVIAGYNAIDFNLEGVPNGIYLVQVTGSAFHLLQRMIKQEVVP